Proteins encoded by one window of Scatophagus argus isolate fScaArg1 chromosome 4, fScaArg1.pri, whole genome shotgun sequence:
- the cenph gene encoding centromere protein H, with amino-acid sequence MDPSDNVENLNHMVDAVALNDDSAPGGNTEQKDTSPSDMLRIKQQMSNQCFEMAVQLHAGKSKRSCSACEAERDLPDYVSELERVKAVTFNSTLTLHRMQMWHAIGEKLKENNSEAEGLKVVSDRCMALCSRIKQLQQESKELQDKITEIQKKRLEMKRLTHEKMREMEELKSKKEHPDTEKYKAALEKGRANLEKYKTMATMTQNVLRGIILACKVNWLDDPKLRDIAMTLEEIPISD; translated from the exons ATGGACCCATCTGACAACGTAGAGAACCTCAACCACATGGTGGATGCTGTGGCACTGAATGATGATTCAGCTCCTGGCGGCAACACCGAACAGAAGGATACCTCGCCATCAGACATGCTGAG AATTAAACAGCAGATGTCCAACCAGTGCTTTGAGATGGCAGTACAGCTCCATGCAG GAAAAAGTAAGAGGTCCTGCAGCGCATGTGAAGCTGAGCGAGACTT GCCAGATTATGTCAGTGAGTTGGAAAGAGTCAAGGCGGTCACTTTTAACAGCACGCTGACGCTGCACAG AATGCAGATGTGGCACGCTATtggagaaaaactgaaagagaataATTCAGAAGCAGA AGGCCTGAAAGTTGTGAGTGATCGCTGCATGGCTCTTTGTTCGCGCATAAAACAACTTCAACAA GAGTCAAAAGAGCTTCAAgataaaatcacagaaatacagaagAAGAGGCTTG agatGAAGCGGCTCACGCatgaaaaaatgagagagatgGAAGAGTTGAAGTCAAAGAAAGAGCACCCGGATACAGAGAAGTACAAAGCTGCGTTGGAGAAAGGCCGGGCAAACCTAGAGAAATATAAAACGATGGCCACCATGACCCAGAACGTCCTCAGG GGCATAATCTTGGCCTGTAAAGTCAACTGGCTGGATGATCCCAAACTTCGAGACATCGCCATGACACTGGAAGAAATTCCCATATCTGACTAG